One genomic segment of Gossypium arboreum isolate Shixiya-1 chromosome 3, ASM2569848v2, whole genome shotgun sequence includes these proteins:
- the LOC128290612 gene encoding uncharacterized protein LOC128290612 yields the protein MDLMNWVFQPCLDQFVMVFINDILVYSRTEDDHDELLRVVLQILWKKQLYDKLSKCEFWLRELKLRQRRWVELLKDYDCTIEYHSDKANVVVDAFSRRVMSDLRAMFARLSLFYDESLLVELQVKPTWIEHIRVKQLGDDSLVTRFHLVEDDSTSDFGLYSDGVLCFRGRAYVPNDSDLRHSILQETHSSPYAMHPDGNKMYRDLREL from the exons ATGGATCTTATGAATTGGGTTTTCCAACCATGCTTGGATCAGTTCGTCATGGTATTCATCAACGACATTCTGGTATACTCTAGGACTGAAGATGATCATGATGAACTTCTTAGAGTAGTTCTTCAAATACTCTGGAAGAAACAGCTCTATGATAAGttgagcaaatgtgaattctggttgagggag TTAAAACTTAGGCAACGTAGATgggttgagttgcttaaggattacgactgtactATTGAGTATCATTCCGATAAAGCCAATGTGGTGGTCGATGCTTTCAGTCGTAGAGTAATGTCTGATTTGAgagcgatgtttgctcgcctaagTCTGTTTTATGATGAGAGTTTGTTAGTTGAGTTAcaagttaagccgacttggattgaACATATTCGGGTTAAGCAGTTAGGGGATGATTCTTTGGTAACACGTTTTCATTTAGTTGAGGATGATAGTACTTCTGACTTTGGGCTATATAGTGATGGGGTTTTGTGTTTTCGAGGACGGGCTTATGTACCCAATGATTCTGATTTGAGGCATTCCATTCTGCAGGAaacgcatagtagtccttatgctatgcatcccgacGGAAATAAGATGTATCGAGATCTCCGCGAGTTGTAG